AAAGAATTAGACGATTATATCGACCTGCTTTCTAGAGCACAGGAAGACGATGGGTATTTACAAACCCAAATTCAATTACGTGATGATGCCGATCGATACGAAAACAGAAAGTACCACGAAATGTACAACAGTGGGCACCTTTTTATAAGTGCATGTACTCATTATAAAGTTACAGGACAAAGAAATTTCATAGACCTTGCTATAAACCACGCCGATTTAATGTACACCATTTTTATGCCGGATACTAAGCATTATGGTCGCTTCGGATTTAACCAAACGCAAATCATGGGTCTCGTTGAGTTATACCGTGTTACCCAAGATGAGCGCTATTTAAATCTTGCCGAAAAGTTTATAAATAATAGAGGGAAATATGAAATTAAGCACGACTCGACTACAGTAGGTTATCCAATTGGGGATATGGTGCAAGAACGTACACCTTTACGTATTTCTGAAGAAGCCGTAGGTCATGCCGTTCTAGCTTTGTATTACTACGCGGGTGCTGCCGATGTGTATGCCGAAACCGGTGAAACAGCCTTAATTGAAGCTTTAGATCGCCTTTGGTTAAATATTACCGACAAAAAAATGTACGTTACAGGTGCTGTTGGACAAGCACATTATGGAGCTTCTACCAATTTAGATATGATAGAAGAAGGGTTTATCGATGCTTATATGATGCCTAATATGACGGCCTATAACGAAACTTGTGCAAACCTATGTAATGCCATGTTTAGTTATCGAATGTTAAATATTCACGGTGAAGCTAAATATGCCGATATTATCGAGTTGGTGCTTTATAACAGTGGATTGTCTGGAATTAGTGTTGGAGGTAAAGAATACTTCTATGCGAACCCACTTCGTATGGTTAATAATTCTAGAAATTATGATGCTCATGCCGATGTTACTGAGACGCCAGACAGACAACCGTATTTAGATTGCTTCTGTTGTCCGCCAAATTTAGTGCGTACCATCGCTAAAGTATCGGGATGGAGCTACAGTGTAACCGATAATGGGGTGTCTGTGAACCTTTACGGAAGTAATACGTTAAACACGCAATTAGCCGATGGTTCGACCATAAAATTAAGTCAACAAACAGAATATCCATGGGATGGTAAAATTACCATTACCATCGATGAATGTAAAAATGAGGCTTTCGATATCAAAATGCGTATTCCAGGATGGGCTGAAAAAGCAAGCTTGTCGGTTAATGGAGAAAAAATTAAAACTAAGCCAGTTTCAGGAACTTTCGAAACCTTATCTCGTGAATGGAAGAAAGGCGATGTGATTACGCTTAAACTTCCAATGGGAATTAAGTTAATGGAAGGACACCCTAGAATTGAAGAAGTAAGAAATCAAGTAGCAATAAAACGTGGTCCAATAGTTTACTGTATCGAATCTCCAGATTTACCTCTGGATACAAGCGTTCTTGAAGTGTATTTCAATGGTAATTCTAAACTAAAAGCGGTGCATAAACCAGACTTTTTAGGCGGTGTTACCGTAGTAGAGGGTGAATTTTTACTAAGAAAAGATAATAAGCAAGGCATGTATCGCAGTATTGATAAGCCTAATTTAGAAACGCATCAAACTCAATTTGTTCCATATTTCGCTTGGAGTAATAGAGGGCAAGCTGAAATGACAGTTTTCATGCCGGTAGTTTGGAGCTAATGATCTAATGTGAATTTTCAAAACATTTATGAAGTTTAATTTATTTTTATTCGCGTTTTTTTTGGGTTTTTCTTCTGTTCTTAGTGCTCAAGATTCTTCAGCCAATACGTTTGTTGAAGTGTTTAAAGCCTTTCCTAGAACAGAAAAAAACCTGAGAAAATGGGATGCCCCCGTAGTGGCCGATCTCGATCAAGATGGTTTCATCGATTTGATTATTAACGATCATGGCTATGGTGTGCAGGTGCTTTGGAATAATAACGGAAAATTTGCTAAACCTTTTGATGTGTTAATAGGTGATTTGCATGGTGTGTCTGTTGGCGATTTTGATGCTGATGGTAACCTTGAAATGATCATCTCAAGAGGTGGAGGCTCTGGAAGCAATGCTCGAAACTCTAAAATGTATAGAGTGAGTAAAAACCGCGAGTTTATTCCCTTGCCAGATTTTAACGAACCCTTAGCTTTAATGCGTGGGCGCACTGTAAAATTTGTTGATGCTGATAATGATGGCGATTTAGATTTACTAAACTTTGCTTTTCCAGATTCAAATAAACAAGGGGAAAGCGAAAATTATGTTTACGAAAATAACGGGCAGGCCCAATTGGTTTTAAAAAACACCCTGCCTTCAAGTCACGGTGATGGTCAAAAGGTATTGCTTACCGATTTTAATCAAGATGGTATTTTCGATATTGTCATGTATGGTCATGGGAAAGTGAGGGCCTTTCAAGGCATAAAAGGGCTAGATTATAAAGAGGTTACCGAAACTATTTTTCCTTTTTCTTTAGAAAATGTGACCAGCATTTCTGAAATCGATGTCGATAACGATGGTAGATTTGATTTGTATTTTACTAGAGGTTTAGACTTTGAAAAAGGAGAAACTTTTTTTGATGCCGAAACCAAAACCTGGGGCTTTTATACCAAACGAGGTGAATTTGATTTTTCTAATTTAGAAGCTGGCGATGTTTTAAAGCTCACGAACTTTCAATCACAATGGCCTAATAACGCTACTTATTTTATTGGAGAATCGGCGTATAGCTACACTTTTGAAAGCGAAACGCATTCGGGCAAAAATATCACTTTAGTGAATAGCGATGCGCTAGGTTTTCCAGATCATCCCAATTTCAAAGAGAATACAGGCTGGTACATCGGGTATACAGGAAATGAAAGTTGGCGTATAGCAGGGTATTTATGGGCACCAGCAACCGGGGTGGTGCAAAGCGTATCTCATTACCCAAAATACGAACATTCAGAAGGATTAAGTGATGTGCTGTTAAAAAACACCGGAGGTAAATTTACCGATGTTACCAAAAAGTATAGGCTAGATAAAAAGGAGCATACCGTAGCAGCTTCGGTTGCCGATGTCGATAATAATGGTTTTAAAGATTTGGTGGTCATACCTCGTGGTGATCTTATTCACGAAAATAAAGCCATAGTTTATTTGAATACCGGGAAATCAGAGTTTAATCTGTTCGAAAATCACAGCATCATTTCAAAAGAACTTGGTGCCATAGGTATGGCGATAGAAACTCTAGATTACAATCAAGATGGTAGAATGGATGTGGTTGTTGGTAACGAAAGAGGTTTGTGGCATTTGTTTAAAAATCAGTTTCCAAAAAGCAAAAACTCAAACTTTATAAATGTTTCTGTTGGGCATTCCAATTCCGGGAATTGTACGGCTTTGGGAGCTAAAGTAACGCTATCGTCTTGTGGTAATACACGGTCAACGGTTATTGGTTCTACAAGTGCGGCGTATTCATTAAGTTTTAGTAATCTGGTTCATTTTGGATTAGGAGATTGTACAAAAGCTGTAAGAATTAAAGTTTCTTATACCAATGGAGAGGTTATCGAGAAAAAAATAAAAACGCTCAATGGCGTAGTTTCCGTAGGGAAAAAATAAAATAAAGATATGAGTTCATTTAAGAAAAATGCGTTTTTATACGCTACAATTGTTGCCATAGGAGGTTTCGTTTTTGGTTTAGATGCCGCATTAATTTCAGGGGCTTTTAAATTTATAACTGCCGAATTTAATTTAAATGAATGGCAAGTCGGAGCCTTAGGTTTTGGACCTGGAGTTGGTGTTTTGGTAGCTTTGCCTCTTGCCGCTTGGTCCAGTAATAAATATGGTCGTAAATCAACCTTGAAAATTATTGCAGCCATGTATTTAATTTCGGCAATAGGTTCTGCTTTGGCACCTTCATTTACGGTGCTCTTTGCTTTTCGTTTTTTAGGAGGATTAGCATTCAGCTCCATTACTTTAGCCGCGATGTATATTGGTGAGCTAGCTCCAGCTGAATATAGAGGTGAATTGGTTTCTATGACGCAGATTAATATTGTAATCGGACTTACAGCTGCTTATTTTATAAACTATTGGATTTTACAGAAAACCAATTCTGATGCCCAGTGGGTGGTCGATTTAGGGTTAGACCGCTATACTTGGCGTTGGATGTTGGGTATCGAAATTGTTCCAGCCTTGATCTGGTTTGGGCTCTTGTTTTTGGTGCCTCGTAGTCCAGCATGGTTGGTGTATAAAGGGAAATTTGATGAAGCTAAAGTTTCTTTAAGCAAAGTGATTCCTGAGCATGAAATCGCAGGTCATTTAACCGATATGCAACACAGCGTGGAGGATAGTAGTTCCGACCGTTCTGTGATGCATCAGTTAAAAGAAGTATTTAGTAAAAAAATGAAGGTGGTGGCTATTATCGCTTTAACCTTATCAATCGTTCAACAATCTACAGGAATTAATGCTGTATTAACTTATGCCCCTACCGTAATGGAACAGCTAGGTTTAGGTGAGGAGGCAGCGTTTCAGCAAGCGATTTGGATTGGATTGGTTAGTATTGTATTTACTGTTTTATCTTTAGTTTTAATCGATAAATTAGGACGACGCCCTATGATGATTTCTGGATTGATTTGGGTGGTTTTAAGTTTAGGTCTTTGTTCTTATGGCTTCGGAACGGCGAAATATCAATTAACCGAGAAAGCGATAGAAGAGATGCATGATATTCCTAATATTGATAAGTTATCGGTACTTGTAGGTAAAGAATATGCTACCGATATCGAATTTAAAGAAGCCGTAAAAGACCTTATAGGAGAAACTTCTGCAAGAGACAATTCTAGTGTTTTTATTCAAAAATCAGCAGTGCTAAATGCGACCTTAATTTTAATTGGTATTTTAAGTTTTATAGCCGCTTTTCACTTTTCGGTAGGCCCGATAATGTGGGTGTTGTTATCCGAAATATTTCCTATTCACTTAAGAGGAATGGCTATTCCGTTTTTCGCCTTACTTTCAAGTACGGTAAGTGCCTTAACGCAATTGTTCTTTCCTTGGCAATTGGCCAATATGGGGGCAAGTACCATCTTTATGTTTTACGGCGGTATCGTGATTATTGGTCTTTTAATTTTAGCTAAATTCCTACCAGAAACTAAAAACTTAACCATAGAACAAATTCATGAAAAACTAGAGAAAAAATCTGGTTTAATGGGCTAGCGCCCTTTTTCAATGTCTTGGTTATAAACTGATAACTAAGGCTTATTATAAATTCATTTCTATTTTTTATTCGGTTTGTCGAAATACCCCAAAACTTTGGTGATGTTTTTGGGGTTCGGCAAACAATATCAGCTTATATCACCAGTGTAATTTCTTCTTCCTTTCATCATTTTATACCTGTTAAAATCAAGGTAATTTTTAGTAGGTGTTAGGTAATTCCTAAACATTCTTTTAAATCAACTTCTAGTAAATTTACTCTAAATTAAGTGGCGACTTTAATCCTTTGGTTTGGAGCTATCTTAATGAAACATTCTAATCAAATAGTTTTAAAAAAGAAATGGGGTTATTAGACAGTAAAAATCATGTGCTGGGGCCGTTTATGAAGATTAGCGATCCAGCTTTGGTTGAAATATCGGCATTCGCAGGATTCGATTTTGTAATCATCGATTTAGAGCATGGTCCTAACAATTTTCAAACTATTCAAGGTCATATAAGAGCCGCGCAAGCCAAAAATATTGTGCCTGTTGTTCGTGTTCCAGAAATTAATGAGAATATGATTTCGAAGGCTTTAGATATTGGTGCAGCCTACGTGCAAGTGCCTCAAATTGAAAATGCCGAAGATGCAAAACGCGTTGTAAAAGCAGCCAAATTCTACCCGGAAGGGGCTCGTGGTGTTTGTAGGTACGTGAGAGCAGCCGATTATGCTGCCATGCCTAAAGAAGATTATTTTTCTTCTGCAAATAAAAATACTGGGGTTATAATTCATATTGAAGGGAATACCGCTTTTAATAATATAGATGAGATTTTAAAAGTTGATGGGGTTGATGTTATTTTTATAGGACCTTACGATATGTCACAGTCATGTGGCGTTCCAGGGCAGGTAAATCATCCATCGGTAATCTCAAAAATGAAGGAAATTGTTGAAAAAGCCAACGCTCAAGGGGTGGTTGTAGGTACTTTTGTGGAAAGCGCTAGTAGTGCTAAACAATGGATGGATTTAGGCGTACAATATATTTCTTATGCCGTTGATGTAGGTATTTATTATGATGCTTGTAAATCGATTGTAGATGAGGTAAATACCTATGCTGAAAACACATTTTTAAAATCTTCATAATTCTAAAAATGAAAATGATACTAATTAAAAAAGCGTCTTTTAAAACAGCCTTATTAAGCTTCGGATTTTTTGCCATCCTTGGATGTAAGCAAAACGAAAACAAGGTTGGTGACACTGAAAAAACACAACAAAAGCCAAACATTTTATTTGTTGCCATTGATGATTTGCGTCCTGAAATTGGCGCATACGGCTCTAGTATTGCCGTAACGCCAAACATGGATAAATTAGCTAGTCAGGGTTTGGTGTTTAATCGTGCCTACTGTCAGGAGGCTATTTGTAGCCCTTCGCGAGCAAGTATAATGACAGGGGCAAGACCAGAATCGATAGGGGTTATTGAGAACTTTACTTATTTCCGCGATGCGAATCCCGATATTATTACTCTGCCGCAGCATTTTAAAAATAATGGTTACGAAACCACTTATACTGGTAAAATTTACCATAAAACAGGTTTTGCTGATTTAGACTTGTCTTGGAGCAGAAAACCGGCTTACGATAAAATGACCATCGAAAAAAGCAACACGCCTGGTGGTTTTGCAAAGAAAGAAAGTCAAGAAATGTTTCGAAAAAACCAGGCCGAAGTCATTGCTAAATACGGGCCAAATGCGCCGAGAAATGGTTTAGGAAAAGGGCCTGCCTACGAAAATGCCGATGTGCCAGATCACTTTTACGAAGATGGTTATAATACCGAATTGGCTATAGCGACCTTAAAGGATATGCTAGAGAAAAACCCGGACAAACCATTCTTTTTAGGTTTAGGGATGAAAAAGCCACACCTAGATTGGTTAGCACCTACGAAATATTGGGACCTTTACAATCCAGAAGACATCCAGTTAACCAATCAACCAAATGCACCAGAGAATGGTGCGACTATGGGATTGCATCCTTCATTCGAGTTAAGAGCCCGATATGGGATTCCTAAAAAAGGTGACATAGACGATGAATTAGCCCGAACCTTGAAGCATGCTTATTTGGCTTGTATCAGTTATGTGGATGCGCAAATAGGAAAAATGATTGACGCTCTAGATGAGATGGGCGTACGTGATAACACCATCATTGTGCTATGGAGCGACCACGGTTGGCACTTAGGTGAAATGGGTATCTGGGGAAAAGCTACTAACTACGAAATAGCTACTAGAGTACCATTAATGATTTGGACGCCAGATATGCTTAAAGAAAACCGCGGGGTAAAGTCCAATGCTTTAGTAGAGCTGGTGGATATGTATCCTACTTTATGTGAATTGGCGGGCTTAGACCAACCAGAACATTTGGAAGGAAAAAGTTTTATGCCTTTATTAAGCGACCCAGACCAAGCTTGGAAACCAGCTGCTTTTAGTCAGTTTCCAACGCCGGCCTTACGCGAATGGGCAGCAAACCCATTGTCGCAAGGGATGCGAGAAACCTATTTTGGTCCGCTAATAGAAGAAGTAGAGGACAAAATTAAAAGTCAAGTAGGTGATGACTGGAATAGAGATCTTTTCGAAAATAAGCTCATGGGCTATGCCATGCGTACCAACGACTATAGATTTATTGTGTGGAAAGATTATACCAAAAAAGATAGCGAACCGCTTTTTTATGAGTTGTTTGACCATAGAACCGATCCCAATGAAACTAAAAATATTGCGAGTGAAAACCCAGAATTAGTAAAACAACTTTTAGAACAATTTAATAAAGGTTGGAAAGGTAATTACAAGCAGTAAAACTAAAATAAAATGAAAAAAACTAACAAACTTAAACAGCATGCTATTTGTTTATTCGTATTGAGCTTATCAATAAATAACTTATTAGCACAAAACCCAACCACCGATCCTACAAATTCAGAAGGCTGGATTTTAAATACCACGATTAGCGATGAGTTTAATGCCACGCAATTAGATAAGTCTAAATGGTGGGTTTTAGGCGAAAATAGCGATTACCGTAACAAATGGAAAGGTAGAGCACCAGGACAATACGCGCCACATAATGTTAGAGTAGAAGGCGGTGAATTAATCCTTACCAGCCAGTGGGAGCCTAGTTATAACTTTGCCAATGAAATTCATGATGGTACATGGTATGGAGGTTCTACAACTAGTGCCGATAACAGCAAACCGATTACTCAAGCTTGTGTGATGAGCGAAACTTTTTTTAAGTATGGTTATATGGAAATTAGAGCCAAAATTGCCGATGCTCCAGTAGTTTCAGCCTTTTGGACTACAGGATACCATTCTGAAATCGATATGATAGAAAATTTCGGAAAACTTCCTATAGGCAATCCAACGAACAGGCCTGCTAGTTTAACTAGAAAAATTCGTACCAATCTAATAAACTGGGATCCAGATATTCCTTCTAACCACCAAAATTGGAAAGTAGAAGACGATACTGGTGTGCAGTTAGCGGCCGATTATCATGTGTATGGTTTTGAATGGGATAAAGATTATGTGAAAACCTATTTAGATGGTCAGCTTTTACGACACGTCACAAGACAAGAATTAGAGTCCAAAGACCAATGGCGCCATGATGCACCTCAAGAAATCTGGTTTGATAATGAAGTGTTTTCTTGGTATGGTTTACCATCACAGCCTGATTTAGCAACACCTGCCGAGTATAAAATAGACTATGTTAGAATCTGGCAAAAAAACATTACACCACCAGATTTTAATGCTCTAGGTTTTGAAGGCCCTTTTTATTTTCAGGGAAGAAGTCAGCCTTGGTGGAATGGTACTGCAGCAAAATGGCGTATAAAAAATGAAAAACCAGCTACCGGCGATTTTAGCATGCGTTTTCAACATTTTGGAACTTTTACAGGTAATTACACCAGCTTTACGCCTAATGGTTCTTTAAACTTGCCAGCTGGTAGTAATGAAGTGAAATTTAAAATTTGGATAGACCCAAGCACCACCATTAGTGATATTAGATTGATTTTAGAAAAACCATGGACAATCATAGATGTTGATGTCTCTGGCGCTCAAAAAGGGCAATGGGTTGAGGTTTCTCAAAGCTTTAACCGAAGTGCAGCTTCCGACCCAAGTATTGTTGATGGCGATAGAATAAGATTACAGTTGCGTTCGCAAAGCGTTACAGGATCTCAGGCTTTGTTTTATATCGACGATATGGAGTTCTCTAAAACCTTAAGTACAGAACAACCTAAGGCTATGAAGTTTTCGGTGTATCCAAACCCAACCAGCGATGTATTGTACTTAAACTCACCCTTAAACGGCATGGTAAAAGTA
This genomic interval from Tamlana carrageenivorans contains the following:
- a CDS encoding glycoside hydrolase family 127 protein, which encodes MGTNQKLKQINIGDCNWTNGFWADKFKLCEEVMVPYMGDVLCGDIGHALNNFKIAAGEKEGEHKGMFWHDGDFYKFMEAKTYVYAYTKNESLLKELDDYIDLLSRAQEDDGYLQTQIQLRDDADRYENRKYHEMYNSGHLFISACTHYKVTGQRNFIDLAINHADLMYTIFMPDTKHYGRFGFNQTQIMGLVELYRVTQDERYLNLAEKFINNRGKYEIKHDSTTVGYPIGDMVQERTPLRISEEAVGHAVLALYYYAGAADVYAETGETALIEALDRLWLNITDKKMYVTGAVGQAHYGASTNLDMIEEGFIDAYMMPNMTAYNETCANLCNAMFSYRMLNIHGEAKYADIIELVLYNSGLSGISVGGKEYFYANPLRMVNNSRNYDAHADVTETPDRQPYLDCFCCPPNLVRTIAKVSGWSYSVTDNGVSVNLYGSNTLNTQLADGSTIKLSQQTEYPWDGKITITIDECKNEAFDIKMRIPGWAEKASLSVNGEKIKTKPVSGTFETLSREWKKGDVITLKLPMGIKLMEGHPRIEEVRNQVAIKRGPIVYCIESPDLPLDTSVLEVYFNGNSKLKAVHKPDFLGGVTVVEGEFLLRKDNKQGMYRSIDKPNLETHQTQFVPYFAWSNRGQAEMTVFMPVVWS
- a CDS encoding CRTAC1 family protein, producing the protein MKFNLFLFAFFLGFSSVLSAQDSSANTFVEVFKAFPRTEKNLRKWDAPVVADLDQDGFIDLIINDHGYGVQVLWNNNGKFAKPFDVLIGDLHGVSVGDFDADGNLEMIISRGGGSGSNARNSKMYRVSKNREFIPLPDFNEPLALMRGRTVKFVDADNDGDLDLLNFAFPDSNKQGESENYVYENNGQAQLVLKNTLPSSHGDGQKVLLTDFNQDGIFDIVMYGHGKVRAFQGIKGLDYKEVTETIFPFSLENVTSISEIDVDNDGRFDLYFTRGLDFEKGETFFDAETKTWGFYTKRGEFDFSNLEAGDVLKLTNFQSQWPNNATYFIGESAYSYTFESETHSGKNITLVNSDALGFPDHPNFKENTGWYIGYTGNESWRIAGYLWAPATGVVQSVSHYPKYEHSEGLSDVLLKNTGGKFTDVTKKYRLDKKEHTVAASVADVDNNGFKDLVVIPRGDLIHENKAIVYLNTGKSEFNLFENHSIISKELGAIGMAIETLDYNQDGRMDVVVGNERGLWHLFKNQFPKSKNSNFINVSVGHSNSGNCTALGAKVTLSSCGNTRSTVIGSTSAAYSLSFSNLVHFGLGDCTKAVRIKVSYTNGEVIEKKIKTLNGVVSVGKK
- a CDS encoding sulfatase; this encodes MKMILIKKASFKTALLSFGFFAILGCKQNENKVGDTEKTQQKPNILFVAIDDLRPEIGAYGSSIAVTPNMDKLASQGLVFNRAYCQEAICSPSRASIMTGARPESIGVIENFTYFRDANPDIITLPQHFKNNGYETTYTGKIYHKTGFADLDLSWSRKPAYDKMTIEKSNTPGGFAKKESQEMFRKNQAEVIAKYGPNAPRNGLGKGPAYENADVPDHFYEDGYNTELAIATLKDMLEKNPDKPFFLGLGMKKPHLDWLAPTKYWDLYNPEDIQLTNQPNAPENGATMGLHPSFELRARYGIPKKGDIDDELARTLKHAYLACISYVDAQIGKMIDALDEMGVRDNTIIVLWSDHGWHLGEMGIWGKATNYEIATRVPLMIWTPDMLKENRGVKSNALVELVDMYPTLCELAGLDQPEHLEGKSFMPLLSDPDQAWKPAAFSQFPTPALREWAANPLSQGMRETYFGPLIEEVEDKIKSQVGDDWNRDLFENKLMGYAMRTNDYRFIVWKDYTKKDSEPLFYELFDHRTDPNETKNIASENPELVKQLLEQFNKGWKGNYKQ
- a CDS encoding HpcH/HpaI aldolase family protein, with translation MGLLDSKNHVLGPFMKISDPALVEISAFAGFDFVIIDLEHGPNNFQTIQGHIRAAQAKNIVPVVRVPEINENMISKALDIGAAYVQVPQIENAEDAKRVVKAAKFYPEGARGVCRYVRAADYAAMPKEDYFSSANKNTGVIIHIEGNTAFNNIDEILKVDGVDVIFIGPYDMSQSCGVPGQVNHPSVISKMKEIVEKANAQGVVVGTFVESASSAKQWMDLGVQYISYAVDVGIYYDACKSIVDEVNTYAENTFLKSS
- a CDS encoding T9SS type A sorting domain-containing protein, with translation MKKTNKLKQHAICLFVLSLSINNLLAQNPTTDPTNSEGWILNTTISDEFNATQLDKSKWWVLGENSDYRNKWKGRAPGQYAPHNVRVEGGELILTSQWEPSYNFANEIHDGTWYGGSTTSADNSKPITQACVMSETFFKYGYMEIRAKIADAPVVSAFWTTGYHSEIDMIENFGKLPIGNPTNRPASLTRKIRTNLINWDPDIPSNHQNWKVEDDTGVQLAADYHVYGFEWDKDYVKTYLDGQLLRHVTRQELESKDQWRHDAPQEIWFDNEVFSWYGLPSQPDLATPAEYKIDYVRIWQKNITPPDFNALGFEGPFYFQGRSQPWWNGTAAKWRIKNEKPATGDFSMRFQHFGTFTGNYTSFTPNGSLNLPAGSNEVKFKIWIDPSTTISDIRLILEKPWTIIDVDVSGAQKGQWVEVSQSFNRSAASDPSIVDGDRIRLQLRSQSVTGSQALFYIDDMEFSKTLSTEQPKAMKFSVYPNPTSDVLYLNSPLNGMVKVYDASGHWVKSFNKESRTTKIENLDLASGMYIFQIESENQSASSKVIIK
- a CDS encoding MFS transporter, encoding MSSFKKNAFLYATIVAIGGFVFGLDAALISGAFKFITAEFNLNEWQVGALGFGPGVGVLVALPLAAWSSNKYGRKSTLKIIAAMYLISAIGSALAPSFTVLFAFRFLGGLAFSSITLAAMYIGELAPAEYRGELVSMTQINIVIGLTAAYFINYWILQKTNSDAQWVVDLGLDRYTWRWMLGIEIVPALIWFGLLFLVPRSPAWLVYKGKFDEAKVSLSKVIPEHEIAGHLTDMQHSVEDSSSDRSVMHQLKEVFSKKMKVVAIIALTLSIVQQSTGINAVLTYAPTVMEQLGLGEEAAFQQAIWIGLVSIVFTVLSLVLIDKLGRRPMMISGLIWVVLSLGLCSYGFGTAKYQLTEKAIEEMHDIPNIDKLSVLVGKEYATDIEFKEAVKDLIGETSARDNSSVFIQKSAVLNATLILIGILSFIAAFHFSVGPIMWVLLSEIFPIHLRGMAIPFFALLSSTVSALTQLFFPWQLANMGASTIFMFYGGIVIIGLLILAKFLPETKNLTIEQIHEKLEKKSGLMG